The stretch of DNA TGCAGTGTACAATGGACGATGGGTGTGGTAGCAGGTGGTCACTAATATTGTGTCTTAAATATAAATATAAGTTGTACATGAAACAAAATAGAAAAAAGCTCAAAGAACTTTTGTAGCCGAGTTCTTGCTGAATCAGCTACAGTGGTAGTGGTACATCAATTTTTCTTGAATGGACAACAAAGgcaactttttttttaaaaaaaaagcttTTTCTCATTACAAATGGCTGTATCTGATAAAAACCCAGGTTCTTCCTAGCAATCCAGTGGAGTACATGCTAATTTCCAGGCGCCAACCATGCAAAACGATTTCCATAATTCCATGTAGGCAGGTCGATATAGTTTTCAACTCTTCAGGCCCAGATATGTACCATGAGCTCTCAATGGAGACGATTTCAGTATTTCTCCTTTGGGAAATATAATGCAATGCTAATGCTCAATAATGGACGGGCTAACGAGGAGTCTGATGACCGCATGGAACATTTTAACCGCTAGGGGACTGTATATTTCGAGCAGGGTGGACCGATCTCGAGATATCTATTTAGCCGCCGACCGCACCCTAGCTGGAGTACCAGAGCATCTCCAATCAGACTCTCTGCTTCTCACTACTTCTTGAGTAAATTCTTGAGTAAAGGCCTTTTTTAACGACTAGATTTTTAACCTACTTCGGCAGTAGTCTCTAAATCTCACCCTCTTTTTTTAATCTAAAGGGTGAGACCCATTTATCAGTGAATAAAAGGCTCCCTAGAGATCCTCCAAGAATAGAGGGTGGAAAAAAGGATTTATAGACCTTCCTAAGATACGATCTTTAGTAGAGAATCTGCTGGAATgtaatctttttattttatcctTCAAATTTAAGATGAGGATTCTAATTTAAGATGAGGATTTATTTAGAAGATCTACTGGAGTTACTCTTTATCTCATATCTAATCCACTGCAGAGTCGAGTGTGTGCCATCGCGCTGTGTCAATCTGTCACGCGCCTGCAGTATATTGGTCTCGTGTAGCCTGATTGCAAAACAAGCCGGTTGGAATCGGGCGCGGACGAGGAACGATGCACACGCAGCCACGTGACCACATTCTTCTCGCTGTCTCCTTTTGGGCGCGTGAAGATTAATATTGATTGATTTGAGTGTTTTGTGCCACTACGATGCACGGTTCCTTAGAATGATGGGAATCTGAGTAACGACGACCCGCCTACGCAGCAAGGCCTCCTCCAACGGTTCTAATTAGTTCTAGCTAGTTCCATCTAAGATTCTACTAGAGCCAATGTCTCTAAGACCAACTCTAAGACCAACTCCAGCAACAGTACCCATCCATTTACCCATATTGGGGGAAAAGAGCGTGGGACCCACCGGAGATGGTCTGATTGTAGTTTCCAGCGGCTCCTCCCATCGCGTCTGTAGAGAGGGATTGAATCAACCACACTTGTATTGATTCAGAGTGTAGTATTTATACACGTTACATGCATGCATGAGACTAACTAATCTCTGCTAGATTGCTAGATTACAGGAGAGTCGCGGGAAGCCATGCGGAGCGTGGCAAgtgcgcgcggcgcgcggggcgtGGAGCGCATGGCGCGGAACGGAACGCGCAGAGCAGAGCGCATCAGACGCGAGTCGTTCGCGTGACCCGCGCCGTGCAGTTGCATGAGATCCAACACCCCCCGCAGTCTCAGCTCGTCGATCCGACGCAGAGGCTGGACCTAAAATCTTCAAACAACGCCGTCGGGAGCCCTTTGGTGAAAATGTCTGCGAACTGGCGAGCGCTTGGAATCTGTAGAACGCGAAGTTCGCCGACGGCCACCTTGTCCCGAACGAAGTGTATATCAATCTCGATGTGTTTGGTTCGCCGGTGATGAACGGGGTTGCGAGCCATGTACACACTCGAGATGTTGTCACAGTACGCCACCGTCGCCTGAGGAACAGCACATTGGAGCTTGCCAAGAAGCTGCCGGAGCCAAGAGCACTCTGCCACTGCGTTGGCCACGCCGCGGTACTCCGCCTCGGCAGATGATCTGGAGACGGTGGTCTGTCGCTTGGACGACCATGAGATGAGCGCGTCGCCGAGGAAGACAGCGAACCCAGATGTAGAGCGGCGAGTGTCGGGGCACCCTGCCCAGTCGGCGTCTGTGTACGCGGTGATCGTTGGTTTCTTGTTGGCATGGAGATAGAGCCCAAGCGTCGTCGTTCCCTTGATGTAGCGAAGGATCCTCTTGAGCATCGCACCGTGACACTCCTTGGGCGCGTGCATGTGCAAGCATACTTGTTGAACGGCGTAAGCTATGTCGGGCCGTGTCAGTGTCAAGTATTGGAGTGCACCAGCCATGCTTCTGTACCAGGACGCGGCCTTCAGAGGTACACCTTCAGTGCTTGAACACTTGGACTTGGTGTCGGCAGGGGTCGCTGTTGGTTTGCAGTTAGTCATGCCGGCGCGTTCCAGGATGTCCAGAGCATAGGCGGACTGGGAGAGAGCGAAGCCGTCGCCAGTGCGCCGGACGTCGATGCCGAGGAAGTAGCTGACGGGACCCATGTCCTTGACGGCGAACGCAGACTTGAGGTTGGCGATGATCTTATGTAGCAGGGCCGTCGTGGAGGCAGAGAGGATGATGTCGTCCACGTACAAGAGTAGGTACGCCATGGATGTGCCTTGGCCGTAGACGAACAGTGAGGAGTCGGAACGACATTGCCGGAAGCCAAGGGAGATGGCATGCTCCGCAAACCTGGTGAACCAGGCACGAGGTGCTTGACGGAGACCGTATAGGGAACGGGATAGGAGGCACACGGCATTCGGATGCGCCATGTCCTCAAACCCCGTCGGTTGCTGGCAGTGAACGCGTTCCGTGATGTTGCCGTGGAGGAACGCGTTCGTGACGTCCAGCTGGTGCGCAGGCCATTTCTTGGAGGCGATCAGCGTTAAGACGGTGCGGATAGTGGCTGGCTTGACGACCGGGGAGAAGGTCTCGCCGAAGTCGATCCCCGGTCGTTGATGAAAGCCACGAACCACCCACCTGGCCTTGTAGCGTTCGAGGGTCCCGTCGGACCGGTACTTGTGGCGAAACACCCATTTTCCGGTGATCACCTGGGCGTCTGGGGGTCGGGGAACCAGTGTCCAGGTGTTGTTGCGGAGAAGGGCGTCGTACTCGAGCTGCATCGCCGCACGCCAGTTGGCGTCTTTGAGTGCTGCGCGCACGGAGCGTGGGATGGGAGAGATAGCTGACGTAGTACCGGCAAGGGCGTACTTGGGGTTGGGCTTGCGGATCCCTGCTTTGGCGCGAGTTACCATGTGGTGTTGGGGTGGCTGCGGTGCGTCTCGCACGGTAGCAGGTGGAGGCGACGGCGTGGCCGTGACTGCGGCCGGCGAGCAGGTGGGTGCCCCTGGAGATGACGGCAACGAGCCGGTGTGGACTGTGGGAGGCGATTCCGGCACAGGCCCAGGCACCGGACAGGGGCGCGGGTCATCATCGTCGGTGGGCGCTGCCGTGGACGGCGACGTCGGGGGTGTACAGGCCGGCGTCGCAAGCCGGAACGGGAAGACGGTCTCGACGAAGTTAACGTGGCGAGAGGTGTAGACGCGGCGCGTGGCGATGTCGTAGCAGCGATAGCCACGATGGTCGTTGGGGTAGCCGAGGAAGACGCACGCCACGGAGCGCGGGCTGAGTTTGTTCGCGGCCGTTGGTGTGAGGTTGGGGTAGCAGAGGCAGCCGAAGACGCGGAGCTCGTCGTAGAGGGGTGGGGAGCCGAGGAGGAGCTGGTGTGGCGTCATGGTTCCAGTGGCGCGGCAAGGGCGCCTGTTGATGACGTACGTCGCCGTGTTCAGGGCCTCCGCCCAAAACGAAGAGGGAGCTGCACTTTGGATTAGTAGCGTGCGAACACAATCGTTAATCGTGCGTAAGATCCGCTCAGCCTTCCCATTTTGCTGTGAAGTGTGCGGACAGGAGAGACGAAAGCTAGTGCCATGGGCAGCTAGGAAATGGCGCAGGGCATGAGTATCAAACTCGCGCCCGTTGTCAGTTTGGAGAGCTAGAATGGGGAGCTGAAACTGTGTATGGACGTAGGAGAAGAAGGAGCGAATGATATTTTGAACATCAGACTTGCTGCGAACGGGGAAAGTCCATATGTAATGAGTGTAAGCATCAATCAAAACAACATAATACTTGTAACCCGAATTGCTATAAATTGGTGATGTCCAGACATCCGAATGCACTAATTGAAAAGGGAAATAAACTGGTGTTTCTGAAGAGGCAAAAGGCAGTCTAACATGTTTGCCCAGCTGACAAGCATGGCAAGAATGAGCTGCTGATTTATTACATCGGAAATCAAAGGTTTGCAGGATCTGATGGAGAGCGCGCGAGCCTGGATGCCCAAGACGGTTGTGCCACAGCTCCACCGAAGGTGTTGACGAAGCAGTGAGAGCATGATGTTGTGGCAGCCGCAGAGGGTAGAGGTCGCCGGAGTTCTCACATCGGAGCATCACCGTTTGGGTGGCCAGATCCTTGACAGAGAAACCAACGGGATCAAATTCAATTGAGACATTGTTGTCGCGGGTTAGTTGTTTGACGGACACCAGATTTTTTATCAGAGAAGGAGTAACGAGAACGTTGTTGAGATggagaggagaagaagatgTAGGAATGGTAGCGACGGCTGTATGGGTTACAGGCAGCCGGGCGCCGTTTCCAACGGTTACGAAAGAGGGAAAGGGGAGAGGCCGAGGGGAAGAGGTGATACCGGAGGTAGACGACATGTGCGATGAAGCGCCGGTGTCGAGGTACCAATCTGCGGAGCTCGGCGGCTGGGTGGCGACGCCGGCAGAGTTCAGGGCGGTGTAGAGCGCGCTGGTGTCCCATGGCGACGCACCGTAGGAGGAAGAAGGCCCCAGAGCAGTAGGAGATTGGTGATGGGCCATCATCGCCTGCTGGGCCTGAAACGGCGGACGAGGACCCAGGACGCCGGAGCCGGGCGCGCGGAAGGGCACGCCCCAGGCCTGGACAAGCCCAGTCCACGGGTTGAAGTTGCCCATCCACGGAGCGGGTGGGCGCTGGGGTGCGCCGCCGGAGCTGTTGCCGCCGAATGtggtggagccggtggtggGGCCGCGTCCGCGGCGCTTGTGCTTGGAGCGGGAGCTGCGGTTGCCGCCAGTGTCGCCGCTGGAGGAGCCTCCAGTGCCGGAGGAGGGGGCACCGTGGCCGGAGGCGCCGCCCTGCGGAGCGGATCCGGCAGAACCACCGTGGCTGGCGAGGAACGCCTGGCCAGCCTCCGCCTTGTCGTCCTGTTGCAGCTGCAGCTCTTCGAGGAGGAGGTAGGAGCGCGCACTCATGAAGGTGTGCGTCTTGGAGGTGAGCACCGGCTTGACATGGCGAAATTTCTTGTTCAGGCCGCGAAGCAGATTCAGCACCTGGCTGGGCTCGGAGACGGGGTGGCCGACGTCGCGCAGGCTGTCGGCGAGCTTCTTCAACTTGGCGCAGTAGTCGGAGATGCTGAGGTCGCCCTGAATGATGCTGCGGAACTCGGCCTCAAGGAGAACCGCGCGCTGCATCTCATTATCGCGGAAGAGGCCCTCGATATCCGTCCAGATGGTGAACGCAGAGGCATCGGGCTTGTAGACGAGGTCGAAGACGCCCTTGTTGATGGTGGTGTAGATCCAATTGGTGAGGGTGCAGTCAACTTGACGCCACTCGGCATCGCGTTCGTtgagtggcggcggcgagcgaaCGTGACCGACGAGGCCAAACTTGCCGAGAACAGAGTCGAACAGGCAGCGCCACTGGCTGTAGTTGGAGTCGAAGAGGTCGAGGAGGATGGGGACGTGGTTGCGGATGTTGACCGTCTGAACCACGGCGAGGGAGGCAGGTTGAGGCGCGCCGAGAGGGAGGCCGGAGTCGCCAGAGTTGGAAGAGGATGAGGAGTGCGCCGGCGAATGCGCCATGGCGCTGGAGCGGAAGCGGGGATGTAGGATCACACGGTAACTGATACCATGTAGAGAGGGATTGAATCAACCACACTTGTATTGATTCAGAGTGTAGTATTTATACACGTTACATGCATGCATGAGACTAACTAATCTCTGCTAGATTGCTAGATTACAGGAGAGTCGCGGGGAGCCATGCGGAGCGTGGCAAgtgcgcgcggcgcgcggggcgtGGAGCGCATGGCGCGGAACGGAACGCGCAGAGCAGAGCGCATCAGACGCGAGTCGTTCGCGTGACCCGCGCCGTGCAGTTGCATGAGATCCAACagcgtcgtcttcttcctcgctccgctcccgagcagcagcagaagTGAAGCCGACGCCCTTCCGAGCTCCGCGAGCCCCTTCCACGAGCTCCTCTGGCCGcctccccgagctcctccccgagATCCTCCAGCGTGACGCGATTCATGGTGAGGATGGGGTTCTTGACCCTGAACACGGTGAGCGCGAGCACGAGGGCGACGATGGTGGAGGTACTGCACGGAGCGCCAGCGCCCTGCTCTAGATCCGGCGTCGGGGTGGCGGCCCTACCGCCGCCCCCGGCCACGACGACCGCGACCGGCTCTCCACGGCGGCGCTCCTCCACGGCGGCCACGCCCCGCTCCTCCGCGCGACGACGGCCACGCCCTACTCCTCCGCGCGCCGCGTCGTCTCCACGGGACGGGAAGGCATCCAACAGCAAGCGGGCCCGCTGCCATGTGTCGCTACGGTATTGGATGGCCGCGAATGGGGGAGAGAGAAGGAGCCTGTAGGAATGGGTAGCCGCGGGGTGCCTCCGGATTTTAGGGGAGAAGTTTGGGGGACTGCTGGAGAGGTGAATAGTAGCAAAAATTCCAAAATAATAGGGAGATGGGAGATACTGCTGTGCCGGAGATGGTCTAACGGACTATCTATAGGGTTGCTTCTTATTGCTTTTAATGACGGCAAGTGTAAAGAAGGTACGCTGATAAGCTACAAACTATCTCTGTGGCCCTTTTGTGCTGCTGCACAAAAGGTCAAAGTAAATAGGCTGAAAATAAACATCTCAACTCAGCCCGGATAATATGAATCATTAGCTCATCACAGTAGTACAGCAAAGTCAACTCGCGAACGGTTGGAGTCGGTCTTACCAATCTGCAGGTGCAAAGCCAAACGAGTTGGTTTGTGGTATAGGTCCATTCCACCGAGCTGCAGAATGGAGAGAACATTACTCTAAACACATCCACGAGCGGAGGTAGAAATTAATAGTTTGCTGCAACTGAATCACATCTGATTTACCGGTTTGGGCTCCTATAGGTGGAGCAATGGCACGAAGGGTCTACAGGGAGGCTGACATGGTGCCGTCGATACACCTAGGAGCATCTGCAGATCCAGACGAGTTTGCGGCGGCGGAGCTACTACTCGCTTGGACCGGTCGTTTATCTTGCCGCGCGGGTCGTCGTCGACGTGGGGAACGTCTTCGTCGCCGCAGCCTTCGTTGACGGCAGGCCCGAGCAATGAGCGGAGAACGGGAGCTGTCCAGCAACAGCTATGGCTAGCAAGTAGATTCACGAAACAAGAAATTGGAGGAGGAAAATAAAGGGGGGGAAGAGGACGGAGAGCGCAGTCGCGCGGGCGGGAGGGGAGATTGGCGCGTAGGTGAGACGCGGGGAAGGATTTAGCCGGAGAATTGGCGCGCTTCCGAGGCGGGACGCGCGACGCTCAAAGGGAAGACGATTCGGTATGGATTTGGGGAGGGAAGCGCAACGATCCGCGTCGATGTTTAGGTTGACTCTTAACGTCCTCTGTTTCTATCCGAGACTATCAGGGAATAGTCGCTGGCTCGTTGATTtactcctctctctcttccaCGTCGGAAGGAATCCGACATAAGCTGGCGACATCGCCACCCGTTGGAGGAGGACTAAAAGGGCGAGCAGATGCTAAACGGCACATCTGAAACTATATGAATTCTGACTCACCGGCAGCTCACATTCGCTTTTGCATATCCAGACCCCGAGCAAGCAAGGAGAAGCTTCCCCAACGGAGAAGCAACCGTAGCTATCGGCTATTCAGCTCTGCGGATCAGTCCCCGCGCGCGCCACTTCGCCGCCATGGAGACGCAGGAgatcgccgcggcggcgcgccacTTCGCCGCCATGGCCCGAATCGTCGGCCCGGTCAGTCCCCGACTCCGCACCACCACCTCATCTTCAATCAGCAATACCTCGCTAACCGCCGTCGCCGTGCTCCTCCCCATGTCCGGCGCCTCCGCTTCCAGGACCCCAAGGGCCTGAAGATGCGCCGCCACGCCTTCCACCTCCACCAGTGCGTCCCCCCTCCCCCCGATTCGTCGTGTCGCTGGCTGAATTCGAGCTTTCCTGAAGCCCTGTGCTGACTTGGTGCTGGGTTTGGTTTGGGTTCCAGGTCGGGGTCCACCACGCTCTCGGCGTCGGCCCTGCTCCTGCCGCGGGGCGCCCTggcggagccgccgccgctgctcgacCGTGTCTGCGCGGCCCGCGGGCACGCGGCGGGGGACGTCGCGCTCACGGCGGCGTCGCTCGTCGAGCCGTTCCTGGTCGCGGAGCAGCGAGGTAACCCCGGCGAGGTTAGTAGGTTACAGGACTCTGTAATCACTCGTTCTAGTGCTAAACTTTTGCTTGCTTGTTTACTTGTTTGGATGCCTGCAGGAATTTCAGCCGAGGCTGGTACCGCAGGCACGTATTGATGTGCTTGTTGAGGTAAGGATAATAAGCGTCTGTGTGGACTTTGGCATCCTAGATCACTTCATGCTTAGCATTCCAGCACCGATAATCAGTTATTTGCGAAGAAAACTTAAACGGACTCACACTGATGATTGATGGAAGTGATTCAATGACATGTAGAACTCAAATATGTAGCTAATGCATGATATACTATCCGGATACTTGTACTGTTGTAGGAATATCTTTCCAAAATACCAGTTTCAAAAAACTTTTTCCTGAATTCCTGAATATGCTATGCCGTGTGCAGCATGAGGAGTTGGGGAACACTCGAGATGGAAAGTCTGGACCTCCACGGTGGCTTTCAGCTCGATTGCTTGCCATGGTAAGTACTGTCATTTCTTCAGTCAGGTTATAGTGCTACAAATAGATGCGTGAAATATTAGCAGGCATTAATATGTAATAGGATAAAGGCTGTTGTTTTCTTAGTTCATTTAGATTTTGAGGGTGTTCTGTGTTCAGAAAAAGCGGTGATGCACAAGTGGACTTTCGAATTATTTTTTTTTACACACCATGTGCatttacttttcagttgaatgGGGTATGCAACTCTGCATTGCAGCAGCCCCTTATTGGTTTTAATTAAACCACTGTCAAAATTGTGTTTTATGCAGTGTTCTACTAAATATTTTAATCTTTATTAGCTGTTGATGATTCATTTTTTAGGTAAGGACTAGTTGCTTGGCTTTCCACTGAAATGTTCTCTGTCATCCACTCATCCTACCAATTACCTACAATAAGAACTTAAGAATGGCTTTGGGCTGCTCATTTGGAATAGACTGAGATAAGTAAGAAAAGAGTAATTTCATTTAAATGTCCTTGTTACATCTTACAAATATTATTTTTTATATTATTTTGCTTAGCTACAAGTGAACTGTATTTACCCTTAGTTATGAGTTTTATCTACATTGCACTTAATGGGAGAAAGGTTGCTTCTATTGAATAGTAAGAGAAAAGTTTGTAGGTTTTGGTTAGTCTTCACCCTCAATGCTTATGCTTAAATGTTTGATCAGCAGCCTGATTTCTTCATTAGGTTGATGTCCCTACAGCTGCTGACTCTGTTTTATCCTTACTAAAACATGACGACTCATTCATCGGAAGACCATCATGGGATGTAGGCTGGTCATTGGCCGATGATAATCAGAAACAGGTCTCTTTGTTTATCAAATTAAATTGCTGTGCCTCTTTGTCTTGCACTAAAATTGACTAACATTAGTGTTTCTCAGGTTGAAAATGATATCAGATCTTCCCTGAAGTCTAACAGGAATAATGCATCTGTAGAGTCAATAGGCACATTGATGTTGGCCAAGTCTGCCACAAGAATTGCTATTCTAGGAATTTCAACCATCAATTCAAATGTAAGGCACAGGTTGACGTTTTCCTTTCCTGGACATTTAGCACCTTGAAATTACAAGCTATAGTTTTTTTCCTGTACTTAAAACTCTAGGTCATTTGTGATCAGAATGCAAGACGAATCAATGTTTCAGAGATGCAACACCGAGGAGACTCTTTGCTGGTAGTAGGATCTCCATTCGGCCTCCTGTCACCCTTCCATTTCTTCAACAGGTATTATTTTATTCTACTGGTTTTAGCAGGATGTCTATTAGTTGCACCAGAACTTAGCACATGCAACCCATCAAATCTCTGGATTTGATAACAAGAAAATAGGCATTCATAATTTTGACTTATGTAATGTTAAACTCCAGACTTTGCAAAACCTGATACTATTCCATATGCTATATGTATGGAGATAATGTAAAACTGATGCTATCTAGCATTTTATTAACTCTTTGCTTTGCATGTCATCACTACAGCTTCCAAAGCATATGCAATCGTAGCTTTTGTTCCACGTATGTCTATTGACCTTGAAGGCATATTCACTGTAACTAGATGCTGATATTCTGGAACTAGAACAGCATGACATTCTATTATTCAGTATTTTTTTTGTGCCGCATTATCCTAAAACAGAGTAAGAGTGTATTCATTTGTACACATGTGCGTTCATTAAGCAGCATATCAGTTGGTGCTGTTGCGAATTGCCTTCCTCCATGCGCTATGAGGAGCTCGTTGCTGATGGCTGACATCCACTGTCTCCCTGGTAAATATCAATCcatttttcttttctcatatacTATGACATTAGCTCTTGATAATGTCTTAATGGACCAAGGTATGGAAGGTGGTCCAGTGTTTGACAAAAATTCTTGCCTTGTGGGGTTGCTGATGAACCCATTAAGACAGAAAGGCAGCAAGATAGAAGTTCAGGTGAGTTCACTGGTTTCAACAAGATACATTTGCACATCGAATAAATGTAAACTTAGCTATCTTAAAATCTGCATACCAGCTCGTGGTTCCATGGGATGCAATATGCACTGGATGGAACAACAAGAAACTGGAGGAAATTGGGGGAGACCCAAGTGAGCTACCTGACAAAAATGCTGATAGTAAAACAATGGAATTAAGGATGTCTTTCTCTTCTATGGTCAACAAAATTAACCAGTATTGCATCTCACCCTCTTCTATAAGAGAGGCTATATCCGCAGTTGTTCTTGTTACGGTTGGTGAATCATCTTGGGCTTCAGGAATTATTCTGAACAAAAGGGGTTTAGTTCTGACAAATGCTCATCTCTTGGAACCTTGGAGATTCGGAAGAACTTCACCTTCAGGTGTACAAACCTCATTTGCTGGAGAATATCTCAATGCCAGAGAAAACAAATCATTGCAGCCGCAGCAATGCAAATTTTCTAATGAAGATGCTGTCAAACATGAGGTTTCATTGTTTAACTTGGGTTTCAAAAGAGAGAAGAGAATATCAGTTCGTTTGGACCATGCGGAGAGACAGATGTGGTGCAACGCAAGTGTGgtttttatctcgaagggtccgCTTGATGTTGCATTGCTTCAAATGGAAAAGGTTCCAATTGAATTAAATACAATCAGACCAGAATTTGTTTGCCCAACAGCAGGATCATCTGTATATGTTGTTGGACATGGCCTTTTTGGACCTCGATCAGGTGACAAATCTTAGAATCTGGTGCTTGGAGCAGTTTGATGCTTCTTTTGGTCAATGTGCATGCCCTTTCAACTGTTTTGACTTTTGAGTTTTGATATTATGGAACTGATATTTCAGTTGAATATAGGCCTATGCTCGTCTCTATCCTCTGGGGTTGTGTCAAAGGTTGTCCAAATTCCATCAACTCAACTTTCTCATCTTTCTGGTACTGTGGAGGCTGACAATATGGACATGCCAGTAATGCTGCAGACAACAGCAGCAGTTCATCCAGGGGCCAGTGGTGGTGTTCTTGTTAATTCGCATGGGCTAATGGTTGGAATAATAACAAGGTAtataataagacctttgaggcACTACTTCAGAAAGTAACAAGGACTTTATTAAGTTCATCAAGTTATTTCACCATTTCGTCGACAGTATGAACTTGCTATCTTTTATGTTGGGCATATTCTACTTGGGAAATATATTTAAAACCATCTTAACGTTCCTGCTACTCGCAAGCTAACTTGCCAACATTATTCCATTCATTTTAGTGACTAGAAGAATTGTGAAGTATGCCTTTTctaaaaacctcttttttttcCCACCACTTATTCCTTTTGTTCCTATATCCAGTAATGCTAAGCATGGTGCCGGAAGCACAATACCTCATCTGAATTTCAGCATCCCATGCAAATCACTCGAAACAATCTTCAAGTATTCAGGTGCTAATTAAGTGTGCCTGTATTTTTCTCTTCTCTCAACTTTAGTCAACAATGATGATATCAAAACCCTTTTGAATACATATGAAATAAGAAATGCATTCAATTTTCTCCTTTCTTGGCAGAAATTGGAGAGCCCGCAATTCTGGAGGAGTTGGACAAACCCAATGAAGTGCTCTCATCGGTTTGGGCTCTGGCACCATCATCATCCCCATTTATCGACAACCCCCCTGAAAAGACCAAAGACGAAAAGGTTCTGGAGTTCTCAAAGTTTCTTAGTGATAAGCAAGCAACTCTGAAATCTAGCACAGATCTAAAGGAACTCTTTAAGCACAAGATCCCCAGCAAAATATAGATTTTTATCGAGAAATGGAAGTGGGATTGTAGGGATAAGATTTCGATGTCCTTTTTTTAAACAAAGATTTCAAGTTATTGGTCATGGGCAAAGTGCAAAAGTTGCTTTGTCAGGGAAAACATTGGTTGAGGGATTCAGATTACCTAACAAAATGTCAGACTGTTACATGCCACTCTACTATGGTGTTTTGGGCAAAGCCTTGTTCAGGAGAGACACTGTGTGCCAGTAATACATAGTTTGCTCCCAGATTTCAGCAGAAATGTGTTGTCAGAGAACAATGGGGCTTACTTCCAGAAGTTCAAGACATGTTGCCTACAAGAATATCAAAAATCAAATCTGTGAAGGAATATAGATTTTTTAACTAGTTGAGGACTAGTATCTCTGTCATTTGCTGCACTAACTGAAAAGGTATTTTTTAAACATTTCTTGTAATCCTACTTCCAGTGTACTAAAAGTGTTCGTTCATCTAGGCTGATATAGCCTAACAAAGAAAATCAAGCTGGGGTGTTGCATGTGATCTGCTCATCATTTCATATACCTTATGCTTACCACGGAGAAGCGTGTGATCTGTTCGTCATTACAGGCCTTCTCAAACCCAGAAATTGATATGTCAATCAGTCAAATACAGTAAAAATATAGGACTTCTCAAGTCCAAGAATTGATATATCAGTCAGTCTAGTACAGTAAGATAGGACTTCCCAAACCCTGAAATTGATATATCAGTCAATCAAATACAGTAGAATAGGACTTCTCAAGCCTTATCAGTCTGTCAAATACAGTAAAATCGGACTTCTCAAGCAGCGAGGTGGCAACCAAACTTACAATCTCAACAGTTGGTGTGGCAATGCAAAAATCAACAATGTTTAAGCATGCCATGACCAATGAATAATGTAGGTT from Panicum hallii strain FIL2 chromosome 3, PHallii_v3.1, whole genome shotgun sequence encodes:
- the LOC112884790 gene encoding glyoxysomal processing protease, glyoxysomal isoform X3: MNSDSPAAHIRFCISRPRASKEKLPQRRSNRSYRLFSSADQSPRAPLRRHGDAGDRRGGAPLRRHGPNRRPGQSPTPHHHLIFNQQYLANRRRRAPPHVRRLRFQDPKGLKMRRHAFHLHQSGSTTLSASALLLPRGALAEPPPLLDRVCAARGHAAGDVALTAASLVEPFLVAEQRGNPGEEFQPRLVPQARIDVLVEHEELGNTRDGKSGPPRWLSARLLAMVDVPTAADSVLSLLKHDDSFIGRPSWDVGWSLADDNQKQVENDIRSSLKSNRNNASVESIGTLMLAKSATRIAILGISTINSNNARRINVSEMQHRGDSLLVVGSPFGLLSPFHFFNSISVGAVANCLPPCAMRSSLLMADIHCLPGMEGGPVFDKNSCLVGLLMNPLRQKGSKIEVQLVVPWDAICTGWNNKKLEEIGGDPSELPDKNADSKTMELRMSFSSMVNKINQYCISPSSIREAISAVVLVTVGESSWASGIILNKRGLVLTNAHLLEPWRFGRTSPSGVQTSFAGEYLNARENKSLQPQQCKFSNEDAVKHEVSLFNLGFKREKRISVRLDHAERQMWCNASVVFISKGPLDVALLQMEKVPIELNTIRPEFVCPTAGSSVYVVGHGLFGPRSGLCSSLSSGVVSKVVQIPSTQLSHLSGTVEADNMDMPVMLQTTAAVHPGASGGVLVNSHGLMVGIITSNAKHGAGSTIPHLNFSIPCKSLETIFKYSEIGEPAILEELDKPNEVLSSVWALAPSSSPFIDNPPEKTKDEKVLEFSKFLSDKQATLKSSTDLKELFKHKIPSKI
- the LOC112884790 gene encoding glyoxysomal processing protease, glyoxysomal isoform X5, with product METQEIAAAARHFAAMARIVGPDPKGLKMRRHAFHLHQSGSTTLSASALLLPRGALAEPPPLLDRVCAARGHAAGDVALTAASLVEPFLVAEQRGNPGEEFQPRLVPQARIDVLVEHEELGNTRDGKSGPPRWLSARLLAMVDVPTAADSVLSLLKHDDSFIGRPSWDVGWSLADDNQKQVENDIRSSLKSNRNNASVESIGTLMLAKSATRIAILGISTINSNNARRINVSEMQHRGDSLLVVGSPFGLLSPFHFFNSISVGAVANCLPPCAMRSSLLMADIHCLPGMEGGPVFDKNSCLVGLLMNPLRQKGSKIEVQLVVPWDAICTGWNNKKLEEIGGDPSELPDKNADSKTMELRMSFSSMVNKINQYCISPSSIREAISAVVLVTVGESSWASGIILNKRGLVLTNAHLLEPWRFGRTSPSGVQTSFAGEYLNARENKSLQPQQCKFSNEDAVKHEVSLFNLGFKREKRISVRLDHAERQMWCNASVVFISKGPLDVALLQMEKVPIELNTIRPEFVCPTAGSSVYVVGHGLFGPRSGLCSSLSSGVVSKVVQIPSTQLSHLSGTVEADNMDMPVMLQTTAAVHPGASGGVLVNSHGLMVGIITSNAKHGAGSTIPHLNFSIPCKSLETIFKYSEIGEPAILEELDKPNEVLSSVWALAPSSSPFIDNPPEKTKDEKVLEFSKFLSDKQATLKSSTDLKELFKHKIPSKI
- the LOC112884790 gene encoding glyoxysomal processing protease, glyoxysomal isoform X4, whose protein sequence is METQEIAAAARHFAAMARIVGPDPKGLKMRRHAFHLHQSGSTTLSASALLLPRGALAEPPPLLDRVCAARGHAAGDVALTAASLVEPFLVAEQRGNPGEEFQPRLVPQARIDVLVEHEELGNTRDGKSGPPRWLSARLLAMVDVPTAADSVLSLLKHDDSFIGRPSWDVGWSLADDNQKQVENDIRSSLKSNRNNASVESIGTLMLAKSATRIAILGISTINSNVICDQNARRINVSEMQHRGDSLLVVGSPFGLLSPFHFFNSISVGAVANCLPPCAMRSSLLMADIHCLPGMEGGPVFDKNSCLVGLLMNPLRQKGSKIEVQLVVPWDAICTGWNNKKLEEIGGDPSELPDKNADSKTMELRMSFSSMVNKINQYCISPSSIREAISAVVLVTVGESSWASGIILNKRGLVLTNAHLLEPWRFGRTSPSGVQTSFAGEYLNARENKSLQPQQCKFSNEDAVKHEVSLFNLGFKREKRISVRLDHAERQMWCNASVVFISKGPLDVALLQMEKVPIELNTIRPEFVCPTAGSSVYVVGHGLFGPRSGLCSSLSSGVVSKVVQIPSTQLSHLSGTVEADNMDMPVMLQTTAAVHPGASGGVLVNSHGLMVGIITSNAKHGAGSTIPHLNFSIPCKSLETIFKYSEIGEPAILEELDKPNEVLSSVWALAPSSSPFIDNPPEKTKDEKVLEFSKFLSDKQATLKSSTDLKELFKHKIPSKI